From Nguyenibacter vanlangensis, one genomic window encodes:
- the rsmI gene encoding 16S rRNA (cytidine(1402)-2'-O)-methyltransferase, which translates to MSASFASSLPLPAVRNTEGLSSQHIASHSEPDPARHDLDDTIEDASMDQNGRVGQLILVSTPIGNLGDLSERAIVTLTHADLVLCEDTRVTARLLVARAISVRTEALHDHNERDRIPRLLELLKQGRRIAIVSDAGTPLLSDPGYRLVRAAIAEEIAVTAVPGPNAAITALTLSGLPPHPFFFGGFLPPKGAARRDVLGRLRAAEQAGFSATLIWHEAPHRLQAMLADLASTFGTDRPAAVARELTKRFEEVRRGPVGTLATWYDENAARGEITVLLGPPPETDQGADDLDARLVAALESLSIKDAATLVATSINLPRRTVYTRALELASQNRRDKKPHRH; encoded by the coding sequence ATGTCTGCCTCATTTGCATCGTCCCTGCCTTTGCCTGCCGTCCGAAACACGGAGGGCTTGTCCTCCCAGCACATCGCTTCCCATAGCGAACCCGACCCCGCTCGTCATGACCTGGATGACACGATCGAAGATGCTTCGATGGACCAGAACGGGCGTGTGGGCCAATTGATCCTGGTTTCCACTCCGATCGGCAATCTGGGTGATCTGAGCGAACGGGCGATCGTGACGCTGACACATGCCGATCTCGTCCTGTGCGAGGATACGCGGGTAACGGCTCGCCTGCTGGTCGCTCGCGCGATTTCCGTGCGAACCGAAGCCCTGCACGACCATAACGAACGGGATCGCATTCCGCGGCTGCTGGAGCTTCTGAAACAGGGGCGTCGTATCGCAATTGTCTCGGACGCCGGCACCCCCCTTCTATCCGATCCGGGATATCGATTGGTGCGCGCCGCAATCGCTGAGGAAATTGCAGTCACGGCGGTTCCTGGCCCGAACGCTGCGATTACCGCGTTGACGCTCTCGGGCCTGCCGCCTCACCCGTTTTTCTTCGGAGGCTTTCTGCCGCCAAAGGGCGCCGCACGGCGGGACGTGCTGGGGCGCTTGCGCGCCGCCGAACAAGCGGGCTTTTCCGCGACCCTCATTTGGCATGAAGCGCCTCACCGGCTTCAGGCCATGCTGGCCGACCTGGCCAGCACTTTTGGCACTGACCGCCCGGCCGCCGTTGCGCGCGAATTGACCAAACGATTTGAAGAAGTACGACGCGGGCCGGTGGGCACGCTTGCGACCTGGTATGATGAGAATGCCGCACGAGGCGAAATCACCGTGCTGCTGGGGCCGCCTCCTGAAACCGACCAGGGCGCTGACGATCTGGATGCGCGCCTGGTGGCGGCTCTGGAATCCCTGTCCATCAAGGATGCCGCGACTCTGGTGGCAACCAGCATCAATTTGCCGCGCCGCACAGTGTATACCCGAGCCCTGGAGCTGGCATCCCAGAATCGGCGGGACAAAAAACCACATCGTCACTGA
- a CDS encoding penicillin-binding protein activator, translated as MASLLGVAACAGPGREPTSPVPATPQPPLASQPPGRAIGVLLPLTGSNARLGQEMLQAIQLALGSPGAPPLDARDTAAPGGAAAAARAAVEAGDGVILGPLTAHDTAQASEIAMAASVPVLAYTSDLSLGRPGVWALGIAPEQQVARLVIAAQAEGRQHFAAFLPDNALGRAMGSALTRECAARNLPEPNIIYHTSSQVSILQGLKTLSDYDSRLTAAQAVKSIPQPDASASDIPTPSGVPSVPTQPSAAPASPQLAPPPFDVLLLADTGLQLAMVIDALQTVQVINGTQKISDNVSPVQPAVPADGVVPVRILGTGLWGAFASKLGRLHGAWYAAPDPQARQRFIQVFMARYHRLPTPLSDLSYDSAALVGALDRGRPGSRPNGYIIDALARPDGFAGVDGVFGLTLDGHTLRDLAVFQIQSGGGGRIILPALGHLVHTQS; from the coding sequence ATGGCATCTCTGCTAGGGGTGGCGGCTTGTGCGGGCCCAGGACGTGAGCCGACCAGCCCTGTTCCAGCCACGCCGCAACCGCCTCTTGCTTCACAGCCGCCTGGACGCGCCATTGGGGTTCTGTTGCCCCTAACCGGCAGCAATGCCCGCCTGGGGCAGGAAATGCTTCAGGCAATTCAACTTGCATTGGGATCGCCCGGCGCTCCTCCGCTGGACGCCCGCGATACCGCAGCACCCGGAGGCGCTGCGGCCGCTGCTCGTGCGGCCGTGGAGGCCGGCGATGGAGTGATTCTGGGGCCTTTGACTGCCCATGATACGGCACAGGCATCAGAGATTGCGATGGCAGCCTCGGTGCCCGTCTTGGCCTATACGAGCGACTTGTCGTTGGGGCGACCTGGCGTTTGGGCGCTGGGGATCGCGCCGGAACAGCAGGTGGCGCGTTTGGTTATCGCGGCCCAGGCCGAGGGGCGGCAGCATTTTGCGGCCTTCCTGCCGGACAACGCGCTTGGGCGGGCAATGGGGAGTGCATTGACGCGTGAATGCGCTGCACGCAACCTGCCTGAACCAAATATTATTTATCATACATCAAGCCAGGTCAGCATTCTCCAGGGCTTGAAGACGTTATCGGATTACGACTCCCGATTGACGGCGGCTCAGGCGGTAAAGTCGATACCCCAGCCTGATGCTTCGGCCTCCGATATCCCAACGCCGAGTGGAGTGCCGTCTGTCCCTACGCAACCTTCGGCCGCTCCTGCTTCGCCGCAGCTTGCCCCACCTCCATTCGACGTATTGCTCCTGGCTGATACCGGCTTGCAGTTGGCGATGGTCATAGATGCGCTGCAAACAGTTCAAGTCATAAACGGAACACAAAAAATATCTGATAACGTATCTCCGGTACAACCAGCGGTCCCTGCAGATGGAGTGGTCCCAGTACGGATTCTTGGGACCGGATTGTGGGGAGCGTTTGCGAGCAAGCTTGGTCGGCTGCATGGAGCTTGGTATGCGGCACCTGATCCGCAGGCACGCCAGCGGTTTATCCAGGTATTTATGGCGCGTTATCACCGCCTGCCGACGCCCCTGAGCGATCTGTCCTATGATTCCGCAGCCCTGGTCGGAGCGTTGGATCGCGGGCGCCCCGGAAGTCGACCCAATGGCTATATAATCGATGCTTTGGCACGACCCGATGGGTTTGCCGGAGTGGACGGTGTTTTCGGTTTAACGCTGGACGGCCACACGTTACGCGATCTGGCCGTCTTTCAGATTCAGTCGGGCGGAGGTGGGAGGATCATCCTTCCGGCTTTGGGGCATCTTGTTCACACTCAGAGTTAA
- the ubiA gene encoding 4-hydroxybenzoate octaprenyltransferase, whose amino-acid sequence MLHTDIRTEGWVDRLPVPLRPYALLARLDRPVGTWLLFLPGVWGILLPGGVPAMERIHLVLLFGVGSLVMRSAGCVVNDMWDRDIDRRVARTAGRPLASGMLRMRHAAFFLLGLLAIGLAILLQLNPLARILGVSSLLLVGLYPLAKRVTWWPQLIMGFTFGFGAPMGYAATAHRIDAAGIALYAATILWQLGFDTIYGFQDMEDDARIGVKSTSRLWAHQPRLFVGACYALAFVTLLLAGWQSGCRLGFWLAMPLPAAALIWQIMHLDITDPRSCLALFRFNRETGLAVALALLCGLIGR is encoded by the coding sequence TTGCTTCACACCGATATACGGACCGAAGGATGGGTCGACAGGCTTCCCGTGCCGCTGCGCCCCTATGCGCTGCTGGCCCGGCTGGACCGACCGGTCGGCACCTGGCTTCTGTTCCTGCCCGGCGTGTGGGGCATCCTGCTGCCGGGGGGTGTCCCGGCCATGGAGCGTATTCATTTGGTTCTGCTGTTCGGGGTCGGCAGCCTGGTGATGCGCTCCGCCGGGTGCGTCGTCAACGATATGTGGGATCGGGATATCGATCGCCGCGTCGCGCGGACTGCGGGCAGACCCCTGGCCTCCGGCATGCTTCGCATGCGCCATGCCGCCTTCTTTCTACTGGGGCTGCTGGCGATCGGACTGGCGATCCTTCTGCAGCTTAACCCCTTGGCGCGGATTTTGGGCGTGTCTTCGCTCCTGCTGGTCGGACTCTATCCGCTTGCAAAGCGCGTGACATGGTGGCCGCAGCTTATCATGGGTTTCACTTTCGGCTTTGGAGCCCCTATGGGATATGCGGCAACGGCGCACCGGATCGATGCAGCCGGGATCGCTCTCTATGCCGCGACAATCCTGTGGCAATTGGGATTTGATACGATCTACGGTTTTCAGGATATGGAGGATGACGCGCGCATCGGGGTCAAGTCGACGTCGCGCCTGTGGGCGCATCAGCCACGGCTGTTCGTCGGCGCCTGCTACGCCCTGGCCTTCGTCACGTTGCTGCTGGCCGGATGGCAAAGCGGGTGCCGCCTCGGTTTCTGGCTGGCGATGCCGCTGCCTGCGGCAGCACTGATCTGGCAGATTATGCATCTGGACATTACCGACCCGAGATCCTGCCTGGCTTTGTTCCGCTTCAACCGCGAAACAGGACTGGCGGTCGCACTGGCTCTATTGTGCGGACTAATCGGGCGATGA
- a CDS encoding glutamate--cysteine ligase, whose product MSNPGEQDATPIESVTQLACLLDAGAKSPDRWRIGTEHEKFGFVLPEAANEGRQPWMPPPYAPDGIADILGDLHRQDDGAHWTPIFDDGNLIGLKGVGDAQGSSVSLEPAGQFELSGAPLTDLHETGHEMARHFEAIRPISRALGVGFAPLGFHPIARREDMPWMPKSRYAIMRRYMPQVGTLGLDMMQRTCTVQVNLDFASEADMARKLRVALALQPVATALFANSPFYEGRPNGFMSNRAQVWTDTDNARSGMPLCFFDPAFGFGAYVEWLLDVPMYFVVRDGRILDVAGRSFRSWMKGERQHGLEGLIPTIGDFEDHLTTAFTDVRVKQFLEMRGADAGSPAMMLALSALWVGLLYDDSALAAADALVREQGWAQYAALRAAVPRHGLQAPWAGGTVRDLAARMIEIAASGLRGRAAYDPNGLDETRFLAPLQEIAAGAPTQAEHWLHRYHDAWKGDVTRIFAEAAV is encoded by the coding sequence ATGTCGAATCCCGGCGAACAAGATGCGACCCCGATCGAATCGGTCACCCAATTGGCATGTCTGCTTGATGCCGGAGCCAAGTCGCCTGACCGGTGGCGGATCGGAACAGAGCATGAGAAATTCGGTTTTGTTCTGCCGGAAGCGGCGAATGAGGGGCGGCAGCCCTGGATGCCTCCCCCGTACGCGCCGGACGGTATCGCAGACATCTTGGGCGATTTGCATCGGCAGGACGACGGCGCACATTGGACGCCCATTTTCGACGATGGCAATCTCATCGGGTTGAAAGGCGTGGGAGACGCACAGGGGAGTTCGGTGTCCCTGGAGCCGGCGGGACAGTTTGAACTGTCGGGCGCGCCCTTGACCGACCTGCATGAAACCGGGCATGAGATGGCGCGCCATTTTGAAGCGATCCGTCCGATTTCACGTGCGCTTGGGGTTGGGTTCGCACCGCTCGGCTTCCATCCGATCGCCCGGCGCGAGGACATGCCGTGGATGCCCAAAAGCCGATACGCGATCATGCGTCGCTATATGCCCCAGGTCGGAACGCTCGGATTGGACATGATGCAGCGGACTTGTACGGTGCAGGTCAATCTCGATTTCGCGTCCGAGGCAGACATGGCCCGCAAGCTGCGCGTCGCCCTGGCGTTGCAGCCGGTGGCGACCGCCCTGTTTGCCAATTCGCCGTTTTATGAAGGCCGCCCCAACGGCTTCATGTCGAACCGCGCACAGGTTTGGACAGACACGGACAATGCGCGGTCGGGCATGCCTTTGTGCTTCTTCGACCCCGCATTCGGTTTCGGGGCATATGTGGAATGGCTCCTGGACGTTCCCATGTATTTCGTCGTGCGTGACGGGCGGATCCTGGACGTTGCGGGCCGTTCCTTCCGTTCCTGGATGAAAGGTGAACGCCAGCATGGCCTTGAAGGGCTGATACCGACCATCGGCGACTTCGAGGACCATCTCACGACCGCGTTCACCGATGTCAGGGTGAAGCAGTTCCTGGAAATGCGCGGGGCTGACGCCGGTTCGCCCGCCATGATGCTGGCGCTTTCAGCCTTGTGGGTGGGATTGCTCTATGACGATTCCGCTTTGGCCGCGGCCGATGCCCTGGTTCGGGAACAAGGGTGGGCCCAGTACGCCGCATTGCGTGCCGCAGTGCCCCGTCATGGCCTGCAGGCGCCGTGGGCCGGCGGTACCGTGCGCGACCTGGCGGCGCGTATGATCGAAATCGCAGCCAGCGGTTTACGCGGCCGGGCGGCGTATGACCCGAATGGTCTGGATGAAACACGCTTTCTGGCTCCGCTACAGGAAATTGCGGCCGGTGCGCCTACCCAGGCTGAACATTGGTTGCATCGTTATCACGATGCCTGGAAGGGCGATGTCACGCGTATATTTGCCGAAGCGGCGGTCTGA
- a CDS encoding outer membrane lipoprotein carrier protein LolA, producing MIYSSGIVRSALRPLVCVLAIGMADANMTGALASDQAAAALLPADRMWLDRIQTYLNGIVTLKAQFQQLAPNGKRETGTVWLNRPGRLRFAYNKPSALLLVANHGQLVFNDSQLGQTTTLPLDHTPLGLLLRPVLKLSGDVTVTNFVHSNGQVIITLVRTASPGDGSLTLMFRDDPLSLQSWTVIDSQGQETRVDLFNAKWGNEPLPDALFNTDIGDQ from the coding sequence ATGATTTATTCTTCAGGCATCGTCCGTTCGGCATTGCGTCCTCTGGTCTGTGTTCTGGCGATTGGCATGGCTGACGCCAATATGACCGGCGCATTGGCCAGTGATCAGGCAGCGGCCGCGCTCTTGCCGGCGGATCGGATGTGGCTGGATCGCATTCAGACATACCTGAACGGGATCGTAACGCTGAAGGCGCAATTCCAGCAGCTTGCTCCGAATGGCAAGCGCGAGACTGGTACGGTCTGGCTCAATCGCCCGGGACGGTTGCGGTTCGCATATAACAAACCAAGCGCACTTCTCCTGGTCGCCAATCACGGACAGCTTGTCTTCAATGACAGTCAATTGGGGCAGACGACGACGCTGCCGCTGGATCACACGCCGCTGGGGTTGCTGCTGCGTCCTGTGCTGAAACTTTCGGGGGATGTGACTGTTACCAACTTTGTCCATTCTAATGGACAAGTAATCATCACATTAGTGCGAACAGCCTCGCCCGGAGACGGAAGTCTGACACTCATGTTTCGCGACGATCCGTTGTCTCTTCAATCTTGGACAGTGATTGATTCCCAAGGGCAGGAGACGCGTGTCGATCTATTCAATGCAAAATGGGGCAATGAGCCATTGCCCGATGCTCTGTTCAACACGGATATCGGCGATCAGTGA
- a CDS encoding IS1595 family transposase, whose protein sequence is MARNKVQFQKGLSEAQFDELYGSEEKCRAVIFGWRWPSGFECPACGGREHSVIQSRGQYQCSACRKQTSLIAGTIFAATKVPLRTWFRALYHLTQSKGGISSIELGRRLGVTQTTAWKIKHKLAQVMMEREAGKRLKGRIELDDAYLGGERGGGKRGRGSAGKTPIVAAVETTPQGKPIRLKLRRVAGFSRAEIAKMAKNSFDPASSVVSDGLRCFAAVTEAGCVHHPILTGSGPKAGRNPAFKWVNTALANIKNAMTGTYRAIRDKHAPRYLAEFVYRFNRRFDLASMIPRLGYAAVRTPPMPYRLLKLAEISA, encoded by the coding sequence ATGGCTCGCAACAAGGTCCAGTTTCAGAAAGGGCTAAGCGAAGCCCAATTTGACGAACTTTACGGAAGCGAAGAGAAGTGCCGAGCGGTGATCTTTGGCTGGCGTTGGCCATCTGGTTTTGAATGCCCGGCCTGCGGCGGGCGTGAGCACAGCGTCATTCAGAGCCGTGGGCAGTATCAATGCAGCGCCTGTCGGAAGCAGACGTCGCTGATCGCCGGAACGATCTTCGCGGCAACCAAGGTGCCGTTACGGACCTGGTTTCGTGCCCTGTACCATCTGACCCAGAGCAAAGGCGGCATCTCCAGCATCGAACTGGGGCGCAGGCTCGGCGTGACGCAGACCACGGCCTGGAAGATCAAGCATAAACTCGCGCAGGTAATGATGGAACGCGAGGCCGGCAAGCGACTGAAGGGACGGATCGAACTGGACGACGCCTATCTCGGCGGAGAACGCGGCGGCGGCAAGCGCGGGCGAGGATCAGCGGGCAAGACGCCGATCGTGGCCGCTGTTGAAACCACACCGCAAGGCAAGCCAATCCGCCTGAAACTCCGCCGGGTGGCCGGGTTCAGTAGGGCCGAGATCGCAAAGATGGCAAAAAACAGCTTCGACCCCGCCAGCAGCGTGGTCAGTGACGGTCTACGCTGTTTCGCCGCCGTCACCGAAGCAGGGTGCGTCCATCATCCCATCCTGACCGGTTCGGGACCAAAGGCAGGCCGCAACCCTGCTTTCAAATGGGTCAATACCGCTCTCGCCAACATCAAGAATGCCATGACCGGTACTTACCGTGCTATCCGTGACAAGCATGCGCCGCGCTATCTCGCCGAGTTCGTTTATCGCTTCAATCGCCGCTTCGACCTCGCCTCCATGATCCCTCGCCTCGGATACGCCGCCGTCAGAACCCCGCCCATGCCCTATCGCCTGCTCAAATTGGCTGAAATTAGTGCGTAA
- a CDS encoding 16S rRNA (uracil(1498)-N(3))-methyltransferase, with protein MKDRPRLFVNVAVTPPMRAALQQDLSPGHAHYLGTVLRMGAGDEVLLFNQRDGEWRAQIVDLRRGRGQVRLLDQMRPAQRSPGLTLLFAPLKRDATDLVVRMGTELGVAHFHPVLTERTNTHRLNLDRLEAIAIEAAEQCERMDAPVISAPARLASSLAGWPAGQRLFVAAERLVQPMEVCEVNAVSDGDGLLVGPEGGFSDSEIAMLRAQPYVTMISLGPLVLRADTAVASGLSMIGAGLRRVSGAGSR; from the coding sequence ATGAAGGACCGCCCCCGCCTGTTTGTGAACGTGGCTGTCACACCGCCGATGCGGGCGGCATTACAGCAGGACCTGTCGCCCGGGCATGCCCACTATCTGGGAACCGTCCTGCGTATGGGAGCGGGCGATGAGGTTCTGCTGTTCAATCAACGCGATGGTGAATGGCGGGCCCAAATCGTGGATTTGCGTCGTGGCCGCGGCCAGGTGCGCTTGCTGGATCAGATGCGCCCGGCCCAACGATCCCCTGGACTGACGTTATTGTTCGCTCCCCTCAAGCGAGATGCGACGGATCTCGTCGTGCGAATGGGTACTGAATTAGGGGTGGCACATTTCCATCCGGTGTTGACGGAGCGGACCAACACGCACCGGCTCAATCTCGACCGGTTGGAGGCCATCGCCATCGAAGCGGCGGAACAGTGCGAACGTATGGACGCGCCTGTCATCAGCGCACCGGCGCGCTTGGCGTCCAGCCTGGCCGGTTGGCCGGCCGGGCAACGATTGTTCGTGGCGGCGGAGCGTCTGGTGCAGCCTATGGAAGTGTGCGAAGTCAACGCAGTATCGGATGGTGATGGATTGTTGGTTGGGCCAGAGGGAGGGTTCTCCGACAGTGAAATCGCGATGTTGCGTGCTCAGCCTTACGTCACCATGATTTCCCTGGGCCCTCTGGTCCTGCGTGCCGATACCGCGGTGGCCAGTGGCCTCTCGATGATAGGGGCTGGTCTGAGGCGTGTGTCTGGTGCAGGGTCGCGGTAA
- the mbfA gene encoding iron exporter MbfA: MRKFNALSDREILALAISNEEEDARIYADFAYALRDNYPDTANIFTDMVHEEDEHRRELIDLFVQRFGSHIPLVRRQDIAGFMSRRPAWQVQGLGIDAVRRHARQMELEAARFYRQAALRTTDAATRKLLGDLAAAEERHEQTAGIIEQARLPADKRENEDEEARRRFVLQVIQPGLVGLMDGSVSTLAPVFAAAFATHQPWDGFLVGIAASVGAGISMGFAEALSDDGKLSGRGAPLLRGVICGLMTTAGGIGHTVPFLLSQFSVAVAVAVLVVVIELLVISWVRWRYQETPFGAAVVQIIVGGALVFAAGILIGSAG, from the coding sequence ATGCGGAAATTCAACGCCCTCTCTGATCGAGAAATTCTTGCCCTCGCCATTTCCAACGAAGAAGAGGATGCGCGAATATATGCGGATTTCGCATATGCGTTGCGTGACAACTATCCTGACACCGCCAATATTTTCACCGATATGGTGCATGAAGAGGACGAACATAGGCGCGAGTTGATCGATTTGTTCGTTCAACGCTTCGGCTCGCATATTCCTCTCGTTCGCCGGCAGGATATTGCAGGCTTCATGTCCCGGCGTCCGGCCTGGCAGGTGCAGGGGCTGGGTATCGACGCAGTACGACGCCACGCACGGCAGATGGAGCTGGAGGCCGCGCGGTTCTATCGTCAGGCAGCTCTGCGCACGACCGACGCCGCGACGCGCAAATTGCTGGGTGATTTGGCTGCCGCCGAAGAGCGGCATGAGCAGACGGCAGGCATCATCGAACAGGCCCGGCTTCCGGCCGACAAACGCGAAAATGAGGATGAGGAAGCGCGTCGGCGCTTCGTGCTTCAGGTCATCCAGCCCGGCCTGGTCGGTCTGATGGATGGGTCGGTCTCTACCTTGGCCCCGGTCTTCGCGGCAGCGTTTGCAACGCATCAACCGTGGGACGGGTTCCTGGTTGGTATCGCCGCATCTGTTGGCGCGGGAATTTCCATGGGGTTCGCCGAGGCGTTGTCGGATGACGGCAAGCTGTCCGGCCGTGGCGCGCCTCTGCTGCGTGGCGTGATCTGCGGCCTGATGACTACGGCCGGGGGGATAGGCCACACTGTTCCATTCCTGCTTAGTCAGTTTTCTGTCGCAGTGGCCGTGGCCGTGTTGGTGGTTGTGATTGAGCTGCTCGTCATTTCCTGGGTGCGGTGGCGTTATCAGGAGACGCCGTTTGGTGCGGCCGTTGTGCAGATCATCGTGGGAGGGGCTCTGGTCTTCGCGGCAGGGATCTTGATCGGATCGGCGGGCTAG